The DNA segment TCGCGCAATTGGCCACCGGGGCGGGTTTCCCGCCGGGCGCGATCAACATCGTGACGGGCTACGGGCACGAGGTGGGCGAGGCGCTGGCACGCCATCCCGGCATCGACCACATCAGCTTCACCGGCAGTCCGCGCATCGGCACATTGATCCAGCAGGCTGCGGCCGAGCGGCACTGCCCGGTCACGCTGGAGTTGGGCGGCAAGAGCCCGCAGATCCTGTTCGCGGATGCCGACCTGGACGCCGCCCTGCCCGCGGTCGTCAACGCCATCGTGCAGAACGCGGGCCAGACCTGCTCGGCCGGTTCGCGGGTGTTGATCGATGCGCTCATCTACGAGCGGGTGCTGGAGCGGCTGGCCGGCCTGTTCGAGGCGCTGCGCGTCGGGCCCGCTGCCATGGACCTCGACCTGGGGCCGCTGATCCGCCAGAGCCAGCAGCAGCGCGTGTGGGATTTCCTCTCCGACGCGCAGGTGGCGGGCATACCCGTCATGGCGCAAGGCACCGTGGTGGATGGCGCACCGCAGACGGGCTTCTACCAGGCGCCCACGCTGCTGCGCGACGTGCCTGCGGACCATCGCCTCGCGCAGGAGGAAATCTTCGGCCCCGTGCTCTCGGCCATGCCTTTCGAGGACGAGGACCATGCCGCGCAACTGGCCAACGCCACGCGCTTCGGCCTCGTGGCCGGCGTGTGGACGCGCGACGGCGGGCGCCAGTTCCGCATGGCACGGCGCATTGCCAGCGGCCAGGTGTTCATCAACAACTACGGCGCCGCCGGCGGCGTGGAACTGCCCTTCGGCGGGGTGAAATCCAGCGGCCATGGCCGCGAAAAGGGCCTGGAGGCGCTGCACGGCTTCACCACGCTCAAGACCGTGGCCATCCGGCACGGGTGAGCCCGCGCGGAGCCCTCAGCCCAGCGCGGTGTCGAGCAGCATCATCAGCACGAAGCCGATCATGAGCCCGCCGGTGGCCCAGGCCTCGTGCCCCTTGCGGTGCGACTCGGGAATGATCTCGTGGCTGATGACGAACAGCATCGCCCCGGCGGCGAAGCCCAGGCCCCAGGGCAGCAGCCCGGCCGACAGGCCGATGACCGAGGCGCCGAGCACCGCGCCCAGCGGCTCCACCAGGCCCGAGGCCATGCCCAGCAGCACGGCTAGCCAGCGCGGGTAGCCTGCCGCGAGCAGAGCCACCGCCACCACCAGGCCTTCGGGCACGTCCTGGATGGCGATGCCGGCCGTGAGCGTGCCGGCCTGCAGCGGGCTGGTGCCGCCGTAGGCCACGCCGATCGCCAGCCCCTCGGGCAGGTTGTGCAGCGCGATCGCGAAGACGAACAGCCAGGTGCGCCGCAGCGTGCGCGGCGAGGGGCCGCCCTCCACCCCCTTGATGAAATGCTCGTGCGGCAGCACGCGCTCCATGGCGAGCAGCGCCAGGCCGCCCAGCAGGATGGATGCGCCGATGATGCCCCCGGCCGCCCAGCCCCCCGCGCCGTTGGCTTTCGCGGCTTCCAGGCCAGGAAGGATGAGCGAGAAGGAACTGGCCGCCAGCATCACGCCGGCCCCGAAGCCGAAGAGCGTGTCCTGCACCCGCTCCGACAGGCGCTGCGAGAACACCACGGGCAGCGTGCCCAGCGCCGTCGCCAGCGCCGCGACGAGGCCGCCCTGCCAGGCCTGTGCCACGCGCGGATTCGCCTGGAGGAACTGCGTGAACTGCAGCGCCAAAACCACGGCGCCCGCCAGGGCGATGGCCAGGCCCAGCCAGCGGCGGAGGCTCCAGGCGGGGCGGCGCAGGGAAAGCGAGTTCTGGGCGGGCATGGGCGGAGGCTCCGGCTGGGTTGTCACGATGGAAGATCCCGGTGCGTTCAGGCGAAAGGGGCTGTGCCGGCGGGATCAGCCGCGCGCCTGCGCATACCGGCGCGCGACCTCATCCCACCGGATCACACGATAGAACGCGGCGATGTATTCGGGGCGCCGGTTCTGGTACTGCAGGTAGTAGGCGTGCTCCCACACATCGAGCCCGAGGATCGGCGTGTGGCCGGACAGCAGCCCGGCCATGAGCGGGCTGTCCTGGTTGCCGCTGCTCTCCACCGCCAGTCGGCCGGCACCATCGACCACCAGCCAGGCCCAGCCGCTGCCGAAGCGGGTCAGCGCCGCCTTGGTGAAGGCCTCCTTGAACGCATCGAAACCGCCGAGGTCCCGGTCGATCGCCTCGCCGAGCGCACCGCCCGGCTGTCCGCCTCCGCCCTGCCCTTCCGGCGCCATCACGGTCCAGAACAGGCTGTGGTTGGCATGGCCCCCGCCGTTGTTGCGCACCGCCGTCTGCAGCGATTCCGGCAGCGACTGCAGGGCTGCCACGAGCGTTTCCACCGGCGTGTCGGCATGCGGTGTGCCTTCCAGCGCCGCATTCAGGTTGTTGACGTAGGCCTGGTGGTGTTTGCTGTGGTGGATCTCCATGGTGCGCGCATCGATGTGCGGCTCCAGGGCGTCATAGGCATAGGGCAAGGCGGGAAGCGTGTGCGGCATGTGGCTCACTTTCGGGCAGGACGGATGGAAGAAGAATCAATCGCATTTGAATGATAATTATTCCTATTGTCATTTGCGTCAAGTAGGACATTGCCCTTCCGTGGCAGGCAAGCAGGCAGCCTGCCTCGCCGTCAGGCCAGTGGCGGCAGCAGGTTCATCAGCATCACCATGGCCAGTCCCACCAGGGCCACGATGGACTGCACCATCGAAATCGTCTTGGTGGCCTCGCCCATGTCCATGCCGAACGATTCCTTCACCAGCCAGAAGCCGGCGTGGTTGGCATAGTTGAAGAAGAGCGATCCACAGCCGATGGACAGCGCCAGCAGCGGCTGGTTCACCGCCGTGCCGGATGCGGCCAGGGGCGCCAGCAGGCCGGCCGCGCCCACGATGCCCACGGTCGCCGAGCCGGTGGAGACGGACAGCAGCATGGAAATCAGCCAGCCCAGCAGCAGCGGGGACACGGGCCACTGGTGGCTCAGGTGGACGATGGCGTCGCCCACGTGCGCGTCGGTGAGCACCTGCTGGAAAGCGCCGCCACCCGCGATGATGAGCAGCACGTTGGCGATCGGCTTGATGCTGTCGCCCAGGGCCTTGCGCACGGCCTCCGGCCGGCCGGGCCGCAGCACCAGCACGGCGAAGAGGACACCCAGCAGCATGGCGACGATCGGATGGCCCACGAAGGCGGCGAAATGCAGCAGGGCGGAACCCTTGGGCAGCAGCACCTCGCCCAGCGCGTGCAGCAGCATCAGCAGGGCGGGCGCCAGGGCGGCCAGCACGCCCTGGCCGATGCCGGGCGGGTTCTGGCGCACGGGCTGCGCCGCAGGGCCGCCGGCATCGGCCGCATCGGGTGCGTATTGGGCAACCAGGGCGTCGTCAGGGCGCACCTTCAGGCGCCGGGCGATGAACGTGCCGTACACCGGGCCGGCCAGCACGATGGCGGGGATGGCAGCGATGAAGCCGTAGATCATGGTGGCGCCGACGCTGGTCTTCAGCGTGGCGATGGCCGTGAGCGGGCCGGGATGGGGCGGCACCATGCCGTGCATGGCCGCCAGGGCGGCGATCACCGGCACCCCGACATAGACGTAGGCCGAGCCGCTGCCCTTGCGTTCGGCCTCCAGCTTGCGGGCCACCCCGAAGATCAACGGCAGCAGCACGACCAGGCCGACCTCGAAGAACATCGGGATGCCGATGACGAAGGCCACGCCCGCCATGGCCCACGGCAGCATCTTCGTGGAAGCGCGGTCCAGGATGGCGCTCGCCAGGCGGTCGGTCACGCCCGAATCCGCCAGGATCTTGCCCAGCATGGCCCCCAGCGCCACGACCAGCCCCACCGCGCCCAGCGTCTTGCCGGCCCCTGCGGAAATGGCCCCGACAAGCTTGTCCAGCGGCATGCCCGTGAACAGGCCGGCGGCCACCGAAACGATCAGCAGCGCCAGCAACGGATGCAGCCGGAGGCGGGACACGATGAGCGCGACCAGCGCGAGCACGCTGGCCAGCGCCGTGACCAGCAGTTGAATGTCCTGAGAGTTCATCGGAAGAGCCGGATCGGGATGGAAGATGGTGGAGCCGCATCCTACCGGGCCGCCACTTTTCCCGACGGAGCCCGGTGAAACCCTGAGAACTCCCCGCTGGCGAATCCGCACAATGGAACGCGCTGCGCACCCGCCACTCCGGCAGGCGTGCAGCCAACGACAGACCAACGACGACCGGCCGGCAGCCGGCACGGCCACCAAGAGAGGGTTCCCATGCAAGACAGCACATCTCCCGCCTCCGGGGCGGGTACGGATACGCGCATCGTGCGCGCTGCCATCCATCCCGCCATCGGCATCGCCCGCGTCGGCAACAGCCGGGAGGCGTTCTACGTCGGCCCGCAGGTCACCCATCCCGCCCCCCGGGAGCCCGGCTTCTACCGCGACCCCACGGGAGCGCTCAAGCGCGAGGCGGCCGAGTTCCGTGTCTATGGCTACAACGCCGCGGGCGAAGTCGTCCGGGAACTGGTCTCCCCTGCGGATGACGTCTGCTGGGAGGTCCATGTAGCCAACCGCAAGGCGGCCTGGTACCAGTGGCAGATCGCCATGGACATCCCGGAGGCAGCCAAGGTCGTACTGCCCCGCCGCAATGCCAACGTGACGGCCACCGCGCGCGATACCCTGGCCATCGATGCCGGCGCGCAGCGCATCCAGGGCCCGCATGCCGCCGCCGTCGCGTGCACGGGCCACTTCACCGGCGTGGCGGTGCAGATCGGGGAACTGCGCACCGACGGCCAGGGCCGGTTGCTGTTTCTGCCCGGCCACGGCGTCTCCGCATCGCCCACAGGCAGCCCGATCTTCATCGAGGGAGACGACAACTCCTTCATCAATGCCGACGGCTGGTACGACGACACCTGCGACGGCCCGGTCTCTGCCACCGTACGCATCGATGGGCAGCCGGTTCCGGTGGAAGGCGCCTGGGTGGTCAGCGCCCCGCCCAACTACGCTCCCCAGGTCAAGGCCGAACGCACGCTGTACGACCTGCTGCACAGTCTCTACGTGCAGGCAGGCTGGCTGCCCTTCCCGCAGGAGATCTCGTTCACGCGCGATGTGTACCCCATCCTGCAGCGGCTCTCGGGCCTGCAGTGGGTCAACCAGGGATTCGCGACGCAGTTCGGCCACAACGGCGTTTTCGATTTCGAGAACCCGGCGTTGATCGAGCGCCTCGCCGCCCTGCCCCCGGCCGGCGCCTATGACCCGAACGCGGAAGTGCGCCGGCAGGTGTTCAACAGCTTCCGGCCTCCCGAGCCGGCGGACGGCAACCAGATGCCCTGGCCCTGGATCTACGGCGACGCCATGACCTATCCTACGGGCCAGAGCCCGCGCCAGAACGCCGCCATCAGCCAGACCCAGAGCGACATCCTGGCCCGCTGGGCGGACGGCCGGTTCACTGCGGACTGGGGCCAACTGCCCGCCCCTGCGGACCACATCGACGCCGTGCCGCTGCAGGAGCAGCCGGCCATGCTCGACCGGGCCGCCCTGGATTTCTGCCTGGCCGATGCCTTCCACCCCGGCTGCGAGCTGACCTGGCCAATGCGCCACCTCACCCTCTACAGCGCACCCTTCCGCATCCGCCGCCGGCCGGCAGGCGAAGTGGAGCCGGACTACGGCAAGACGCTCGACCAGGCGACCGCGCTCTCGGCGAACGGGCCGCTGTATGCGCAGGGCCCCGGCGACCTCAACCGCTGGATGGGCCTGCCCTGGCAGGCCGACACGGCCTTTTGCCGCGCGGGCTACGACACGCATTACGACCCGTTCGCCCCCGCCTTCTGGCCCGCCCGTGTGCCCAACCAGGTGCTCGCCGAGCAGGACTACGCCATCGTGATGGACTCCGGCCAGCCGCCCGAGCGCCGCGTGGAGGCGTTCACGAACCGCACCAACTGGAACAAGCCGCTGCCCGAACCCACGGCCGAAGCGATGACCACGATGGTGCGCATCTTCGGGTCCATGGGGCTGCTGGAAGTGCGCCCGGGCGTGAAAGACGATCCGCGTTTTCCCGCCACGATGATGGTGGCTGCCTATGGCCCCGACGTGGCGCCTGCCGACGCCCGTAGCACGGCCGGCACGGTCGCCGCACCGGCCGGCGATGCCGTGCGGCCCATGGGCTTGCAGGCCAGCGCACCCGCAGCGGCAACGGCCCGCCCGCTGCCATCCGGCGCCAACTTCCGCTCGCACGACGAAGCGCGCAGGGCGCCCCTGCCCGTCCGCAAGGGCCCGCCCCGGGCATGAACGCGGCCGGCACGGTCTTCGACGCGGCGATTGCCGGCGCGGGCCCGGCGGGCGCGGCCTGCGCGGCCGTGCTGGCGCGCGCCGGGTGGCGCGTGCTCCTGGCCGATGCCGGGGGCGAGCGGGATGCGCGCATCGGCGAAAACCTGCCGCCCGCGGTGTGCCACCTGCTGGCGGAGTTGGGCCTGCGCGAAGCGGTGCGCGCCGACGGGCACCGCCCATGCCTGGGCAGCTGGTCCAGTTGGGGCGATGCGTCCGGCCGGGCCAGCGACACGCTGCGCCAACTGCAGGGCGACGGGGTTCAGCTCGACCGGGCACGCTTCGACGAGCGCCTGAGGGCGGCCGCCCTGCTGGATGGCGTGCGGTTCTGGCCATCCACCCATCTGCAGATCGACCGGCCCGCGGAAGACGGCCTTCCCCACGCGGTCCGTGCCCGGGCAACGAGCGGAGGAGACACCGTACAGGTCGGCGCACGCTGGTTCATCGACGCCACCGGGAGGGCCGCCGCCCCGGCCTGCCGGCTCGGCGCCCGCCGCGAGCGCCATGACGCCCTGCTCGCCTTCCACCTGCGCCTGGAGAGCAGCGGCCGCAACGACCGCGACGGCCGCACATGGATCGAAGCCGTCGAGGATGGCTGGTGGTACAGCGTGCTGCTGCCCGGCGGGGAGCGGGTCGTTTCCTTCCTGGGCGATGCCGATCTCGTCGATCGCCGCACGCTGCTCTCCGGCGACGGCCTCTGGAGCCAGCTCCAGTCCACGGAGCACCTGCGCGCGCTCTGTGCAGCGCATGGTTACCGGCCCTGCGCCGCCGTCCAGGGCGCGGACGCCTGCAGCTCCGAGCTCGACCAGCCTGCAGGCCACCGCTGGCTGGCCGTGGGCGATGCCGCCCAGGCCTTCGATCCGCTGTCGTCCAAGGGCATCGGCAACGCGCTCCATACCGGGCTGTGCGCCGCCAGGGCGATGCTGGCGGCCGAGGGCGGCGATGCGGGTGCCACCGGACGGTATGCCGCCCACCTGCGGGACATCCACCGTGTGTACCGGGCCCAGCTGGCAGCCGTCTATGCACAGGAACGGCGTTGGGCCGGCCAGCCGTTCTGGGCGCGCCGCCACGCACGGGCCGTCACGGCGGCCCATCCGCCCGTGGCCGCTACACTGGCCTGAGCGCCGGGCATCCCCCGGCTGTCCGCCCCCGAAGGAGTCACACGCCATGCGCGTTCCAGGCAAATCCACCATCGTCACCGGCGCCGGCGGCGGCATCGGCGAAGGCATCGCGCGGCGGCTCGCGGCCGAAGGCGGCCTCGTCATCGTGAACGACATCCGGCCCGACGCCGCCGAGCGCGTTGCGGCCGCCATCCGCGGCGACGGGGGCACCGCCCACGCCTTCGCGGCGGACGTCACGCGGTCGGACGAGGTGCGGGCCCTGGTGGCCGAGGCGGTATCCCGCCATGGTGCGCTCGACGTGATGGTCAACAACGCCGGCTGGACGCACCGCAACCGTCCCATGCTCGAAGTGACCGAGGAGGAATTCGACCGCGTGTACGCGGTCAACGTCAAAAGCATCTACCTGTCTGCGCTGCACGCGGTGCCCGCGATGCGCGGCAACCCGCAGCGGCGCGGCGGCTGCATCATCAACATCGCATCCACCGCCGGGCTGCGGCCGCGGCCCGGGCTGACCTGGTACAACGGCTCGAAGGGCGCGGTGATCGTCACCAGCAAGTCCATGGCGGCGGAACTCGGCCCGGACAACATCCGGGTGAACTGCATCAACCCGGTGTTCAACCCCGACACCGGCCTGGCAGCAGAGTTCGCGGGCGGAGAGCTCGACGATGCCCGGCGGGCGAAGTTCCTGGCCACGATACCGCTCGGCCGCTTTTCCACGGCGCTGGACGTGGCGAACGCAGCGCTCTACCTGGCGAGCGACGAGGCCGCGTTCGTGAGCGGCACCTGCATCGAGGTGGACGGAGCCCGCTGCGTCTGACGCAGTCAGGTGAAGGTGTTGAGGCGCGTGCCCAGCGTGCCGAACGTCGCCAGGGCCGGTTCGGCAAACGGCAGCGATTGCAGCAGGGTGGCCTCCAGCGTGCCCGCGGTGGCCAGCGTGGGGTCCAGGGAAGGCAGCGGGTCCAGCAGGCTGTCTTCCAGCGTACCGAAGGGCACGAGGGAGGGGCCGGTGACGGACACGGGCTGCAGCAGGGCCGACACATCGGACTCCTGCACGGCGAGCGAATTCCGGAGGGCCCCCGCGGCGCTGCCGCTGCGGTCCTGGTAGGCAAAGCTGGCCGTGTTCACGATGGATTGGTAGATGGAGACGTCCATGTCAACTCCCGTTGCCGCCGGTATCCGCATTGTGCCCCCGCCGGCGTCCGGGGGCCATGGCCTCTGGCGCTTGGAGGTCCGGGCCCGCAACAGGTTCCGCAAGTGCCGGCGAAATTGACGGGCATCAATATTCCACCGTCCGTCCATACCCCTACTGCGGCCATGCGGCAGAATCCCGCCATGGCCGAACGTGTGATTCCGCTCGTGGACCAGCGCATCGCCGCGCTGCGGCCACGCATGCCCGAAGGACCCTTCGCCGGGCCCGACGGGCACCTGGCCGATGCGCTGGGCCGGCCCCTGCGCGATTTGCGCATCAGTGTCACAGACCGCTGCAATTTCCGCTGCAGCTACTGCATGCCCAAGGAAGTCTTCGGCAAGGACTATCCCTACCTCTCCCACGGCGACCTGCTCAGTTTCGAGGAGATCTCGCGCCTGGCGCGGGTCTTCCTGGCCCACGGCGTGCGCAAGATCC comes from the Paracidovorax avenae ATCC 19860 genome and includes:
- a CDS encoding aldehyde dehydrogenase family protein, whose amino-acid sequence is MQYHHIANAAAPSTGGRTLPVIDPSDGQPYDEIQRGTAEDIDAAVRAARHCHDTVWRALAPAERGRLLMRLSQAVAAHAEELADIERRDCGKPTRQARADAIALARYFEFYAGACDKLHGDTIPYTDGYSVLTWREPHGVTGHIVPWNYPMQIFGRCVGGALAAGNVCVVKPSEDACLSLLRVAQLATGAGFPPGAINIVTGYGHEVGEALARHPGIDHISFTGSPRIGTLIQQAAAERHCPVTLELGGKSPQILFADADLDAALPAVVNAIVQNAGQTCSAGSRVLIDALIYERVLERLAGLFEALRVGPAAMDLDLGPLIRQSQQQRVWDFLSDAQVAGIPVMAQGTVVDGAPQTGFYQAPTLLRDVPADHRLAQEEIFGPVLSAMPFEDEDHAAQLANATRFGLVAGVWTRDGGRQFRMARRIASGQVFINNYGAAGGVELPFGGVKSSGHGREKGLEALHGFTTLKTVAIRHG
- a CDS encoding ZIP family metal transporter: MPAQNSLSLRRPAWSLRRWLGLAIALAGAVVLALQFTQFLQANPRVAQAWQGGLVAALATALGTLPVVFSQRLSERVQDTLFGFGAGVMLAASSFSLILPGLEAAKANGAGGWAAGGIIGASILLGGLALLAMERVLPHEHFIKGVEGGPSPRTLRRTWLFVFAIALHNLPEGLAIGVAYGGTSPLQAGTLTAGIAIQDVPEGLVVAVALLAAGYPRWLAVLLGMASGLVEPLGAVLGASVIGLSAGLLPWGLGFAAGAMLFVISHEIIPESHRKGHEAWATGGLMIGFVLMMLLDTALG
- a CDS encoding superoxide dismutase; the protein is MPHTLPALPYAYDALEPHIDARTMEIHHSKHHQAYVNNLNAALEGTPHADTPVETLVAALQSLPESLQTAVRNNGGGHANHSLFWTVMAPEGQGGGGQPGGALGEAIDRDLGGFDAFKEAFTKAALTRFGSGWAWLVVDGAGRLAVESSGNQDSPLMAGLLSGHTPILGLDVWEHAYYLQYQNRRPEYIAAFYRVIRWDEVARRYAQARG
- a CDS encoding GntP family permease, with amino-acid sequence MNSQDIQLLVTALASVLALVALIVSRLRLHPLLALLIVSVAAGLFTGMPLDKLVGAISAGAGKTLGAVGLVVALGAMLGKILADSGVTDRLASAILDRASTKMLPWAMAGVAFVIGIPMFFEVGLVVLLPLIFGVARKLEAERKGSGSAYVYVGVPVIAALAAMHGMVPPHPGPLTAIATLKTSVGATMIYGFIAAIPAIVLAGPVYGTFIARRLKVRPDDALVAQYAPDAADAGGPAAQPVRQNPPGIGQGVLAALAPALLMLLHALGEVLLPKGSALLHFAAFVGHPIVAMLLGVLFAVLVLRPGRPEAVRKALGDSIKPIANVLLIIAGGGAFQQVLTDAHVGDAIVHLSHQWPVSPLLLGWLISMLLSVSTGSATVGIVGAAGLLAPLAASGTAVNQPLLALSIGCGSLFFNYANHAGFWLVKESFGMDMGEATKTISMVQSIVALVGLAMVMLMNLLPPLA
- a CDS encoding LodA/GoxA family CTQ-dependent oxidase yields the protein MQDSTSPASGAGTDTRIVRAAIHPAIGIARVGNSREAFYVGPQVTHPAPREPGFYRDPTGALKREAAEFRVYGYNAAGEVVRELVSPADDVCWEVHVANRKAAWYQWQIAMDIPEAAKVVLPRRNANVTATARDTLAIDAGAQRIQGPHAAAVACTGHFTGVAVQIGELRTDGQGRLLFLPGHGVSASPTGSPIFIEGDDNSFINADGWYDDTCDGPVSATVRIDGQPVPVEGAWVVSAPPNYAPQVKAERTLYDLLHSLYVQAGWLPFPQEISFTRDVYPILQRLSGLQWVNQGFATQFGHNGVFDFENPALIERLAALPPAGAYDPNAEVRRQVFNSFRPPEPADGNQMPWPWIYGDAMTYPTGQSPRQNAAISQTQSDILARWADGRFTADWGQLPAPADHIDAVPLQEQPAMLDRAALDFCLADAFHPGCELTWPMRHLTLYSAPFRIRRRPAGEVEPDYGKTLDQATALSANGPLYAQGPGDLNRWMGLPWQADTAFCRAGYDTHYDPFAPAFWPARVPNQVLAEQDYAIVMDSGQPPERRVEAFTNRTNWNKPLPEPTAEAMTTMVRIFGSMGLLEVRPGVKDDPRFPATMMVAAYGPDVAPADARSTAGTVAAPAGDAVRPMGLQASAPAAATARPLPSGANFRSHDEARRAPLPVRKGPPRA
- a CDS encoding NAD(P)/FAD-dependent oxidoreductase, whose translation is MNAAGTVFDAAIAGAGPAGAACAAVLARAGWRVLLADAGGERDARIGENLPPAVCHLLAELGLREAVRADGHRPCLGSWSSWGDASGRASDTLRQLQGDGVQLDRARFDERLRAAALLDGVRFWPSTHLQIDRPAEDGLPHAVRARATSGGDTVQVGARWFIDATGRAAAPACRLGARRERHDALLAFHLRLESSGRNDRDGRTWIEAVEDGWWYSVLLPGGERVVSFLGDADLVDRRTLLSGDGLWSQLQSTEHLRALCAAHGYRPCAAVQGADACSSELDQPAGHRWLAVGDAAQAFDPLSSKGIGNALHTGLCAARAMLAAEGGDAGATGRYAAHLRDIHRVYRAQLAAVYAQERRWAGQPFWARRHARAVTAAHPPVAATLA
- a CDS encoding SDR family oxidoreductase, which translates into the protein MRVPGKSTIVTGAGGGIGEGIARRLAAEGGLVIVNDIRPDAAERVAAAIRGDGGTAHAFAADVTRSDEVRALVAEAVSRHGALDVMVNNAGWTHRNRPMLEVTEEEFDRVYAVNVKSIYLSALHAVPAMRGNPQRRGGCIINIASTAGLRPRPGLTWYNGSKGAVIVTSKSMAAELGPDNIRVNCINPVFNPDTGLAAEFAGGELDDARRAKFLATIPLGRFSTALDVANAALYLASDEAAFVSGTCIEVDGARCV